In the Sorghum bicolor cultivar BTx623 chromosome 4, Sorghum_bicolor_NCBIv3, whole genome shotgun sequence genome, CTCTGCACGGCTTCTAGCTCGTACCGTCTGCACTGCCTGCAAAACGCCCAGCCGTTCGAGGTACTCGTCGTGGACGAGGCAGCGCAGCTCAAGGAGTGCGAGTCATTGATTCCTATGCAGCTGCCTGGCGTCCGTCATGCCGTTCTCATCGGTGATGAGTACCAGCTACCAGCTCTTGTCAAAAGCAAGGTGTCTCCTTTTTTTGTTTATGGCTATTTCCTCAGCCGTTATTTTAAATTTGTTTACAATTCAGCTTAGATGAAAACGATCTAAAACTCTCCGTACAGGTTTGTGAGGACGCCGAATTTGGAAGAAGCCTGTTCGTGAGGCTGACATCCTTGGGGCAGCCGAAGCACCTCCTCGACGTTCAGTACAGGATGCACCCATGGATCAGCAAGTTCCCCGTCGAGAGCTTCTACGACGGCCGGATAACCGACGGCCCCAACGTGCTCAAGAGAAACTACGAGAGGCGGCACCTGAGCGGCCCAATGTACGGCTCCTACTCCTTCATCAACATCGACAGCGggaacgagagcacgggcaagCATGACCGGAGCCTCATCAACTCCATCGAGGCCGCCGCCGTGGTCCGCATCCTTCAGAGGCTCTTCAAAGGTTAGTGTTCCCCGCTCCGTGAGatattctctcttttttttttgtactcGTGACTTTAATTTTACACGTAGCGTCTGCTGTATGCAGAGTCCGTCGACACGAAGAGGGGCGTTCGCGTGGGCGTGGTGTCGCCGTACAAAGGCCAGGTCCGCGCCATCCAGGAGAAGATCACCGGGGCGGCGTTGGCGGCGCACGAGGGGGGTTTGTTCTCGGTGAAGGTGCGGTCCGTGGACGGCTTCCAGGGCGCGGAGGAGGACGTGATCATCTTCTCCACCGTGCGCAGCAACAAAGCCGGCAAAATCGGCTTCCTCGCCGACATCAACCGCACCAACGTCGCGCTGACGCGGGCAAAGTGAGTGGGAGCGCTTGTAATTTTTCTCCGGCAACGCATGGTTGTCTGATCTCTGGGTTTCACCGTGTTGCCGCCTTTTGTGTTCGTCGGCAGGCATTGCCTGTGGATTCTGGGCAACGCCAAGACGCTGGCGAGCGCCAAGACAATTTGGCGGGGGATCGTCGCCGACGCCAAGGACCGGGGCTGCTATTTCGACGCCACGGACGACAAGGACCTCAACAATGTGATAATCAAGGCCGCCATCGAGCTGGACCAAGTGGACAGTCTGCTCAAGTTGGATGGCCTGCGTATCAGCGGCGGGTCGAGGTCCGGGTTTCGACCCTAACAAGTTTGGCCGTAGTAGCCACCCATTATTAGCCATCGCTATGTACTTTACTTGCTTCTTTATGAGGTGATGGATCTGGAACCCTTAAATAAACAACGCCAGGAGGACGGTACTACTGAAATTAGTTTACGCACACGAGGTCAACTATACTAGTCGCTAACGTCATGAAAAGAAACGTTTGAACAACCATTATTATTCCCACGAACATTGACGTCCTAGTGTAACAATAATTTGTTTCCACTAATAAGTGCAAGTTTGTTAACTACGTTGGGTGACAACTCCATATAGGCTTATGGAAATATACGGAGTAGTAGATAGCATGTGGACAATGCATAGCAACTAAGCAACACACAACATGTTGATTTTCTGATGCTTCAAACGACTATTATGGAGTGTAGAAGAATCAAAGGCCAATTAGCGTGTGATGATGAGAGTCTCCTAACATTAAAAAATACGAATCAGGATAAGGTGCTCTATTTAAAGGCAATCACGAGTTCTGCACGCAGCATTTTTTAACGGGTACGACCAATGGAACGGAGCGAGTTATGCAAGACACTGACTAATGGAGGCGAGGAGAGTTGATGAGTGCCTATATGTATAGCAGTAGAGCAACAAGAAGCCACAGACGACACACGGCGTCCGCGGCAAGATGGTCGCCGGCGAGAATGGATGCGCAAACGCCTTCTCCAAGTATGAGGAATTGGCGTCGTCCCTCCCTGCATCCCAGAAGGGTATCGGGAGCTCCCCGTACCGGAAGCACGAAGGCTTCTGGTACCCGGAGCACCAGCTGGCGCCGACGCTGGCGATGCGGGACACGTTCGTCGCCCGCCCGACCGACATCATCCTCGCCACCATTCCCAAGTCCGGCACGACGTGGCTTAAGGCCCTCGTCTACTGTGTCGTCCACCGCGGCCACCACGCGCCGGCCGACGAGCGCCACCCACTCCTCGTCTCCAGCCCGCACGACGTGGTCCCGTTCCTGCACTCCATCTACGAGAACCACCGCTCCGCGTCGCCCGTCCCGGTCCTCGAAGAGATGCCGTCGCCGCGTGTCCTGGCCGTGCACGCGCCGTTCACGGCCCTGCCGCCATCGGTGCGGGAGTCCGCGTGCCGCGTCGTCTATCTGTGCCGAGACCCCAAGGACACTTTTGTCTCGCTCCGTCACTACGTCGACAAGATCAAGCCCGAGGGATCCGCCATGACGCCGTTCGCCGAGGCGTTCGACCTGTTCTGCGACGGCGTGTCACCGTTTGGGCCGGTCTGGGACAACATGGCCGAGTACTGGAAGAAGAGCATGGCGCGGCCGGAGGAGGTGGTGTTCCTCCGGTACGAGGACCTGAAGGAGGACACTGTGGGGAACGTGAGGCGCCTAGCGGCGTTCC is a window encoding:
- the LOC8073206 gene encoding uncharacterized ATP-dependent helicase C29A10.10c, coding for MAVHDCVSAVQQPTCSVRLIWGPPGTGKTKTISTLLWSMLVKNHRTVTCAPTNTAVVEVASRVLDLVDESSSGGGRHGRKCFLSDVVLFGNEGRMGVEEGNLQKIFMESRVRRLRQCLMPGTGWAQSLSSMLRLLQHPSVEYHRYVQGLESEIRELVSDENDLRDELGRYLKNREELTNRTKVEKVQEIQKKLEKIQKEIRELKEEMPFKIYFQSNYTMLVNHLHTCVKTFGDDLPRSVTSEENFRCMAELPALLTAFGELVQSEPEQQLQALFRNTDVSFELKEARSSCVQKLQHLSDHFELPDMFESRTIEDFLLQRAKSVLCTASSSYRLHCLQNAQPFEVLVVDEAAQLKECESLIPMQLPGVRHAVLIGDEYQLPALVKSKVCEDAEFGRSLFVRLTSLGQPKHLLDVQYRMHPWISKFPVESFYDGRITDGPNVLKRNYERRHLSGPMYGSYSFINIDSGNESTGKHDRSLINSIEAAAVVRILQRLFKESVDTKRGVRVGVVSPYKGQVRAIQEKITGAALAAHEGGLFSVKVRSVDGFQGAEEDVIIFSTVRSNKAGKIGFLADINRTNVALTRAKHCLWILGNAKTLASAKTIWRGIVADAKDRGCYFDATDDKDLNNVIIKAAIELDQVDSLLKLDGLRISGGSRSGFRP
- the LOC8076024 gene encoding cytosolic sulfotransferase 15 codes for the protein MVAGENGCANAFSKYEELASSLPASQKGIGSSPYRKHEGFWYPEHQLAPTLAMRDTFVARPTDIILATIPKSGTTWLKALVYCVVHRGHHAPADERHPLLVSSPHDVVPFLHSIYENHRSASPVPVLEEMPSPRVLAVHAPFTALPPSVRESACRVVYLCRDPKDTFVSLRHYVDKIKPEGSAMTPFAEAFDLFCDGVSPFGPVWDNMAEYWKKSMARPEEVVFLRYEDLKEDTVGNVRRLAAFLGCPFTDEEAERGVPEAIVTLCSMDKMRSVKANRDGMHWNGRSRFKNSAFFRKGEVGDWKAHMTLDMARRLDDIVEEKLRGIGSGLSMIGQP